A stretch of the Filimonas lacunae genome encodes the following:
- a CDS encoding AraC family transcriptional regulator translates to MEETTGLLEKIRHHDKIAIALNKNCAIPLPEDVMRILLKPHRLSFYYFQYIEKGTATFKTDLKEFTITDGELAFGLPNQIFTKLPYDKNTPQYALSFDENTLKLLPGSYPFLINPFNVNSISFDLASRQRIKNLLSGLFQLLHAPGKQKKAEVILAHLHTLLIEYNTAYFEQYQDQETMPGSKLSKYIAFKLAVETTLTEQHDVQHIAEKLALTSNTLYGIVKEFAGISPKEWITNRLILEAQRKLQYSTISVKELAYELGFTDPGYFSRLFKKSTGKSVSRYLAELQDLSRE, encoded by the coding sequence ATGGAAGAAACGACAGGGTTACTGGAAAAAATCAGGCATCATGATAAAATAGCTATTGCTTTGAATAAGAATTGCGCAATTCCATTGCCAGAAGATGTAATGCGTATACTACTTAAACCCCACCGGCTTTCTTTTTATTATTTCCAATACATTGAAAAAGGCACAGCAACATTTAAAACTGATTTGAAGGAATTTACTATTACTGATGGCGAATTGGCATTCGGCCTGCCTAATCAGATTTTTACCAAACTACCTTATGATAAAAACACACCACAGTATGCACTTTCTTTCGATGAAAACACACTAAAACTTCTTCCTGGGTCTTACCCCTTTCTTATAAATCCCTTTAATGTAAACTCAATTTCGTTTGATCTGGCTTCCCGCCAACGGATCAAAAACCTTCTTTCCGGGCTGTTCCAATTATTACACGCTCCAGGTAAACAGAAAAAAGCAGAAGTAATTCTGGCGCACTTACATACACTTTTGATCGAATACAATACCGCCTATTTTGAACAATATCAAGACCAGGAGACGATGCCAGGTTCTAAGTTGTCAAAATACATCGCTTTCAAATTAGCAGTGGAGACTACACTCACTGAACAACACGATGTGCAGCATATTGCGGAAAAGCTGGCCTTAACGTCAAATACGCTGTACGGCATTGTAAAAGAATTTGCAGGCATATCTCCAAAGGAGTGGATCACAAACCGGCTTATACTGGAAGCCCAACGAAAGTTACAATACTCTACAATTTCCGTTAAGGAATTAGCATACGAACTGGGATTTACTGACCCCGGTTATTTCTCACGCCTGTTTAAAAAAAGTACCGGTAAAAGTGTCAGCCGTTACCTGGCTGAATTACAGGATTTGTCCCGTGAATAA
- a CDS encoding family 43 glycosylhydrolase, whose translation MKINIVSVIAALSIYAGGSAVAQIGKPFIHDPSTIAQSDGKYYTFGTGGGGLISDDGWTWNSGAVRPGGGAAPDILKIGDRYLVVYGATGGGLFGGHNGKILTMWNKTLDPKSPDFKYSDPIVVASSDGIEDNDAIDPSLLLDPATGKLWLTYGTYFGYIRLVQLDPKTGKRVEGNKALNIAIDCEATDLIYRDGWYYLLGTHGTCCDGPNSTYNIVVGRSKKVTGPYVDNIGREMLKGGGKLVVAAGDRLIGPGHFGRTVLGYGIEKMSCHYEADLDQSGRSVLGIRPLLWKNGWPVAGDNLKEGTYEIASERRGYALQIDVDFTRMAGVARGFNRNNDEPVKPIPSQELADVINNWPTGNIGVTIGDYMFRPHQKWAITAVPGVGGYLGGPYYKITIAGTGRALAATADGEVITVPDFTGGPEQLWMIDQLTDGTYRIMPKVVPNSKEQLALVSLGDSTPTLAKFDMKSDNCKWDLRTH comes from the coding sequence ATGAAGATCAATATAGTAAGCGTTATAGCTGCGCTCTCGATATATGCCGGCGGGTCAGCCGTTGCACAAATTGGCAAACCATTTATACATGACCCTTCTACCATCGCACAATCGGATGGAAAATATTACACCTTTGGAACGGGCGGTGGCGGGCTGATATCCGATGATGGCTGGACATGGAACAGTGGCGCCGTGCGCCCGGGCGGCGGGGCCGCACCCGATATATTAAAAATTGGCGACCGCTATCTTGTTGTTTATGGTGCGACCGGCGGCGGACTGTTCGGGGGGCATAATGGAAAGATATTGACCATGTGGAATAAAACGCTTGACCCAAAGTCGCCCGATTTCAAATATTCGGACCCTATAGTAGTTGCTTCATCCGATGGCATCGAAGATAATGATGCGATCGACCCCAGCCTTCTTCTCGACCCGGCCACCGGAAAGCTATGGTTAACTTACGGTACTTATTTTGGATACATCCGCCTGGTGCAACTTGATCCCAAAACAGGTAAGCGGGTAGAGGGCAATAAAGCCTTGAATATCGCCATTGATTGTGAAGCTACAGACCTGATCTACCGCGATGGGTGGTACTACCTGTTAGGCACACATGGTACTTGCTGTGACGGGCCGAACTCCACATATAATATTGTTGTCGGGCGCTCTAAAAAAGTGACCGGTCCTTATGTTGATAACATCGGCAGGGAAATGTTAAAGGGCGGTGGTAAACTGGTTGTGGCGGCCGGCGACAGGCTTATCGGCCCCGGTCATTTCGGTCGTACGGTTTTGGGATACGGAATTGAAAAAATGTCCTGCCATTATGAAGCCGACCTGGATCAGAGTGGTCGAAGTGTGCTTGGCATCCGCCCCTTGCTGTGGAAAAACGGATGGCCGGTTGCAGGCGATAACCTCAAAGAAGGAACATACGAAATAGCATCTGAAAGACGAGGATATGCCCTGCAAATAGACGTTGATTTTACCCGGATGGCAGGCGTAGCGCGCGGCTTTAACCGCAACAACGATGAGCCGGTAAAACCTATTCCCTCACAGGAGTTGGCGGACGTAATAAACAATTGGCCAACCGGGAACATTGGTGTAACAATAGGCGACTATATGTTCCGCCCGCATCAGAAATGGGCCATTACAGCCGTTCCCGGCGTGGGCGGCTACCTCGGGGGACCTTATTATAAAATAACAATAGCAGGAACAGGCAGAGCATTAGCCGCTACTGCAGACGGTGAAGTGATAACAGTACCTGATTTTACCGGCGGGCCTGAGCAATTATGGATGATAGATCAATTGACCGATGGAACATACCGTATCATGCCTAAAGTAGTTCCCAACTCGAAGGAACAGTTGGCACTGGTATCGTTGGGGGACAGTACGCCGACATTAGCTAAGTTTGATATGAAGAGCGATAACTGTAAATGGGATCTCAGGACACATTAA
- a CDS encoding acetylxylan esterase — MIRFAPKIWLPVIGMVILLVSGAHAQTAPPAGPPRGLRRDSITELDSIRSIAPFFKPATTAKKTPDTDGFIQRWLLLEPISKSIRSNIVFTVDYLKKAFDTGYFPDQFSVIPKDGEKVKVGEQELAWHALESPTFNIKLFRFAYGLHKQNYSVLFWAVTIVNSPREMKNIRLAVGSNGGSMWWLNGKQAVILDGDRRMVMDDGTSARLTLHKGKNILRGAVINGPGLSDFCVRFLDENGTPVKDLTITTN; from the coding sequence ATGATAAGATTTGCACCTAAAATATGGTTGCCGGTGATCGGGATGGTCATCCTGCTGGTATCCGGCGCACACGCGCAAACTGCCCCTCCTGCCGGGCCTCCACGTGGTCTGAGAAGAGACTCTATCACAGAGCTCGATAGCATACGCAGTATAGCACCTTTCTTTAAACCGGCAACGACGGCAAAAAAAACACCCGATACCGACGGCTTTATCCAGCGTTGGTTATTACTGGAGCCGATCAGTAAGTCAATACGAAGCAATATTGTATTTACGGTTGACTACCTGAAGAAAGCGTTTGATACTGGTTATTTCCCGGACCAGTTCTCGGTTATCCCTAAAGATGGCGAAAAGGTAAAGGTGGGCGAGCAGGAACTTGCATGGCACGCACTGGAAAGCCCGACTTTCAATATAAAATTATTCCGTTTCGCCTACGGCCTTCACAAGCAAAACTACTCGGTACTTTTTTGGGCGGTAACCATAGTGAACAGTCCGCGCGAAATGAAAAATATACGGTTAGCAGTGGGATCCAACGGAGGGTCAATGTGGTGGCTGAACGGAAAACAGGCAGTAATACTTGACGGCGACAGGCGAATGGTAATGGATGATGGCACTTCGGCACGCCTGACACTTCATAAGGGAAAAAATATACTACGCGGGGCGGTGATCAACGGCCCGGGATTAAGCGACTTTTGCGTTCGCTTCCTGGACGAGAACGGAACGCCGGTAAAGGACCTTACCATCACTACAAATTAA
- a CDS encoding DoxX family protein yields the protein MGGFCIVLPTVLRILPTLTIFAAYGIIALMTIAIIFHITRGEAKNIGFNIFILFLSIFVACGRRNLNKVDLNSSRTHSELV from the coding sequence TTGGGTGGATTCTGCATTGTATTGCCAACAGTGCTGCGTATCCTGCCCACGCTGACAATTTTTGCCGCTTATGGAATCATTGCTTTAATGACAATTGCCATTATATTTCATATTACACGAGGTGAAGCAAAAAACATTGGTTTTAATATTTTCATACTATTTCTTTCTATTTTCGTTGCATGCGGTAGACGCAATTTGAATAAGGTTGATTTAAATTCTTCTCGTACTCATTCGGAGTTAGTTTAG
- a CDS encoding alpha/beta fold hydrolase, whose translation MKCRSILLSFLFILCCSQGQAQSAFNVKVVGKGSPILLFPGFACTGDLWQGVTSELSKHYECHIFTFAGFGDVPPIGKPWLPNIKDSVIKYVNNHKIYGATIIGHSLGGTLGLWLAATEPAMFKKIIVVDALPCTGALMMPGYKSENIVYDNPYSKKIREMDSAAFLEMAKQQTAYIMLNKEKKSQVVEWIMKADRSTYVDGYVDLLKLDLRADLTKIKIPVVILAATYPNKAAIEKNYNEQYANLNEKTIYYADNAAHFIMYDQPEWFLSKITESLR comes from the coding sequence ATGAAATGCAGATCAATTCTTTTAAGTTTCTTGTTTATTTTGTGCTGCTCCCAAGGGCAGGCGCAGTCAGCGTTCAATGTAAAGGTTGTAGGAAAGGGAAGTCCCATCCTGCTATTCCCTGGGTTTGCCTGTACGGGCGACCTATGGCAAGGCGTTACCAGTGAATTATCCAAACATTATGAGTGCCACATTTTTACGTTTGCAGGTTTTGGAGATGTTCCTCCTATCGGAAAGCCATGGTTGCCGAATATTAAGGACTCAGTGATTAAATATGTGAATAATCATAAAATTTATGGCGCGACTATTATTGGACATAGCCTGGGTGGTACGCTGGGGTTGTGGCTGGCAGCTACGGAGCCGGCAATGTTTAAAAAGATCATAGTTGTTGATGCCTTACCCTGTACAGGAGCATTGATGATGCCTGGCTATAAGTCGGAAAATATAGTGTATGATAATCCTTACAGTAAAAAGATACGCGAAATGGATAGTGCGGCTTTCCTGGAAATGGCTAAACAACAGACAGCTTATATCATGCTTAACAAAGAGAAGAAAAGTCAGGTTGTTGAATGGATAATGAAGGCAGACAGGTCCACTTACGTAGACGGTTATGTTGATTTGCTGAAACTGGATCTCAGGGCTGACCTAACAAAAATAAAAATACCGGTTGTTATCCTAGCAGCTACTTATCCCAATAAAGCCGCAATTGAAAAAAACTATAACGAACAATATGCGAATCTTAATGAGAAAACGATCTATTACGCAGACAATGCTGCCCATTTTATTATGTATGACCAACCGGAATGGTTCTTATCTAAAATAACTGAAAGCCTACGATAA
- a CDS encoding RNA polymerase sigma factor, with protein sequence MTKKEQFAIIYEQHQEKVFRMCKSYFKGEVNTANDTVQEVFIKIWQHLESFRNESRISTWIYRITVNCCLLHKRKSAVKKEIPMQELPDEIQLDYNPIEEEQLKKMYTCIGQLEATDRLIITMILEGMDYGEITDIIGITGDTLRVRIHRIKKKLTNCVQL encoded by the coding sequence GTGACTAAAAAAGAACAGTTTGCTATCATTTACGAACAACACCAGGAAAAGGTATTCAGGATGTGTAAGAGCTATTTCAAGGGGGAAGTAAATACCGCCAACGACACTGTACAGGAGGTGTTTATTAAAATATGGCAACACCTGGAAAGCTTCCGCAATGAATCCCGGATAAGTACCTGGATATACCGGATTACTGTTAATTGCTGTTTGCTACATAAACGAAAATCAGCCGTAAAAAAGGAAATTCCAATGCAGGAACTGCCAGATGAAATACAGTTAGACTATAACCCTATTGAGGAAGAGCAGTTGAAAAAAATGTATACCTGTATCGGACAGTTGGAGGCCACAGACAGATTAATTATTACCATGATTTTAGAAGGAATGGATTACGGGGAAATTACTGATATAATAGGCATTACCGGTGATACATTGAGGGTCAGAATACATCGTATTAAAAAGAAACTAACTAATTGTGTACAATTATGA
- a CDS encoding DUF2911 domain-containing protein: protein MKAFLLSTILMSGVLCASAQPLATPQPSPSQTIKQNFSVGSLELSYSRPGLKGRKLGTDLAPYGKVWRTGANGATIIQFSDDVTIGGVALKAGKYGVLSIPGATEWTLIITKDLNVNQPSLYKQENDVVRVKAPVTKLAEKVETFTMNFANFTSSSCDLQLMWENSAVALPIVANTDEKVMKQIDDIFSKDSKPYFAAASYYYDNGKDMAKAKEWVDKATQDPANAKAFYMFLLKARIYQKLGDKAGAKASAEKCIAGATEAKNEEYVKMAQDVIKSL from the coding sequence ATGAAAGCTTTCTTATTGAGTACAATTTTAATGTCTGGTGTATTGTGTGCATCGGCTCAGCCTTTAGCCACTCCTCAACCCTCTCCGTCACAAACTATCAAACAAAATTTTAGTGTAGGTAGCCTAGAATTAAGTTATAGCCGCCCGGGTTTAAAAGGTCGCAAACTGGGTACAGACCTGGCTCCTTACGGAAAAGTATGGCGTACAGGTGCTAACGGGGCTACCATTATCCAGTTTTCTGATGATGTAACTATTGGTGGCGTGGCCTTAAAAGCGGGTAAATATGGTGTATTAAGCATTCCTGGTGCTACTGAATGGACTTTGATCATTACCAAAGACCTGAACGTAAACCAGCCAAGCCTATACAAACAGGAAAACGATGTGGTAAGAGTGAAAGCACCTGTAACTAAACTGGCCGAAAAAGTAGAAACCTTTACTATGAACTTTGCCAATTTCACCAGCAGCAGTTGCGATTTACAGTTAATGTGGGAGAACAGCGCGGTTGCATTACCTATCGTTGCTAACACAGACGAAAAAGTAATGAAGCAGATTGATGACATCTTTAGCAAAGACAGCAAACCTTATTTTGCAGCAGCTTCTTACTATTACGATAATGGCAAAGACATGGCCAAAGCAAAAGAGTGGGTTGATAAAGCCACTCAGGACCCTGCTAATGCCAAAGCTTTTTACATGTTCCTGTTAAAAGCACGTATTTATCAGAAACTAGGCGATAAAGCCGGTGCAAAAGCCAGCGCAGAAAAATGTATTGCTGGTGCTACGGAAGCTAAGAACGAAGAGTATGTGAAAATGGCTCAGGACGTTATCAAATCTCTGTAA
- a CDS encoding NAD-dependent epimerase/dehydratase family protein: MKVFLTGATGYIGSVIAEKLLQKGHQVTGLARSEASAAALHARNITVVRGELDDMEVLINAVSESDAVIHAGFKQNENGFAAAMAAERETVSALVDAMGNYGKTFIYTGGTGMLGDTEGIIFDEKTPDRFRKGKAALDDNREMVKAGRERMQTEKYVMSKKGIRGIVLRPPNVYGRSNGHALLSSLIAASIRIGAVPYVDFSRDYQWSFVHVDDLADLYVLALDKSLAGELYYAGAQSGIKTGDLAAALSLGAGCGGRTIETSMSESVNLLGNSFISEFWTWNNQSSSEKAKKLLGWRPQHTDMLNLISGLSPAANISLD; the protein is encoded by the coding sequence ATGAAAGTATTTTTAACGGGAGCTACCGGGTATATCGGCAGCGTTATTGCGGAAAAACTTTTACAAAAGGGACACCAGGTTACCGGCCTGGCCAGGTCCGAAGCGTCGGCGGCGGCCTTGCACGCCAGAAACATTACGGTAGTAAGGGGGGAACTGGATGATATGGAGGTTCTTATTAATGCCGTTAGCGAATCCGATGCCGTCATCCATGCAGGTTTTAAGCAAAATGAAAATGGCTTTGCTGCTGCAATGGCTGCTGAAAGAGAAACCGTTTCGGCTTTAGTGGACGCGATGGGCAATTACGGAAAAACGTTCATCTATACAGGCGGTACCGGAATGCTAGGCGATACTGAGGGAATTATTTTTGATGAAAAAACGCCGGACCGTTTCAGGAAAGGCAAAGCTGCACTTGATGATAACAGGGAAATGGTGAAGGCCGGTCGCGAAAGAATGCAAACAGAAAAATACGTAATGAGCAAAAAAGGCATTCGTGGGATCGTACTTCGTCCGCCAAATGTTTACGGTAGATCGAATGGTCATGCTTTGCTGTCTTCCCTAATCGCCGCATCCATACGTATCGGCGCAGTACCGTATGTGGATTTTAGCCGGGATTATCAGTGGTCCTTCGTGCATGTAGACGATCTGGCAGACCTTTATGTATTGGCGCTGGACAAGTCCCTTGCGGGCGAGCTTTATTATGCCGGAGCCCAGAGCGGTATAAAGACCGGCGATCTTGCAGCAGCGTTAAGCCTGGGAGCCGGATGTGGCGGCAGAACAATAGAAACCAGTATGAGTGAATCGGTGAATTTGTTAGGCAATTCCTTCATATCAGAATTCTGGACCTGGAATAATCAGTCCTCTTCGGAGAAGGCTAAGAAATTGTTGGGGTGGAGGCCTCAGCATACGGACATGCTAAACTTAATCAGCGGCTTGAGCCCTGCTGCAAATATCAGCCTTGACTGA
- a CDS encoding DoxX family protein: protein MTSKTRKITGWVLSGLIGLMLFASAIDKIKGSEHALQMGTSFGISAETYTFLGCIEFLSVLLFLFQRSGVLGTLLLSSYLGGAIATHLQHQQNILFPMAIEAAVWITAIIRFPELTRRFGNPKSLNERTA, encoded by the coding sequence ATGACATCAAAAACGAGGAAAATCACAGGATGGGTATTGAGCGGTCTGATCGGCCTGATGCTCTTTGCATCAGCTATTGATAAAATTAAAGGTAGCGAACATGCACTTCAGATGGGCACATCGTTCGGAATTTCCGCAGAAACTTACACATTTCTTGGTTGTATAGAATTTCTATCGGTACTGTTGTTCCTGTTCCAGCGAAGCGGGGTTCTTGGTACGCTGTTATTATCATCTTACCTGGGCGGTGCGATAGCGACCCATTTACAGCATCAACAGAACATTTTATTTCCGATGGCTATTGAGGCGGCGGTTTGGATAACAGCGATCATTCGCTTTCCTGAACTCACCAGGCGCTTTGGCAACCCAAAATCTTTAAACGAACGTACAGCATGA
- a CDS encoding SDR family oxidoreductase, producing MDNLTNKVVVITGGNSGIGYAAAREFKSRGAKVVVTGKRQHAVDEAANKLGVTGLLADQADLNQLDKLVTDIKSSLGNVDVLFINAGVAFFESIVHTSEAQFDTMVNVNFKGSFFTLQKFLPILNDGASVIFLTSGNTALTMENSSVYSASKSAVSHLAKIAAKELARRNIRVNTVNPGPTETEMQGKFGMDEPTLKGMKEMVISQVPLGKMGVPEDVAKLVAYLADNAVSSFITGAEFFIDGGMAL from the coding sequence ATGGATAATTTAACAAACAAAGTAGTTGTCATTACTGGTGGGAATAGTGGCATCGGCTACGCCGCAGCTCGGGAGTTTAAATCGCGTGGCGCAAAGGTGGTTGTTACCGGAAAACGTCAGCATGCCGTGGATGAAGCAGCTAACAAACTAGGGGTAACGGGTTTACTGGCGGATCAGGCAGATCTGAATCAACTTGATAAATTGGTAACAGATATTAAAAGCTCGCTCGGAAACGTAGATGTACTGTTTATAAATGCCGGGGTAGCCTTTTTTGAGTCTATCGTTCATACTTCTGAAGCGCAGTTCGACACTATGGTCAATGTCAATTTTAAGGGGAGTTTCTTTACCCTTCAGAAATTCCTTCCTATTCTCAATGATGGCGCTTCCGTTATCTTTCTGACTTCCGGGAACACCGCGCTAACTATGGAGAACAGCTCGGTTTACTCAGCGAGTAAATCGGCCGTTAGTCATTTAGCTAAAATCGCGGCCAAAGAACTAGCGCGAAGGAACATCCGGGTAAACACCGTTAACCCGGGGCCGACGGAGACTGAAATGCAGGGTAAGTTTGGTATGGACGAACCTACGCTAAAGGGAATGAAAGAAATGGTCATCAGCCAGGTGCCACTGGGAAAAATGGGCGTACCGGAGGATGTAGCTAAACTGGTCGCTTACCTGGCTGATAACGCGGTATCCTCTTTCATTACCGGCGCGGAGTTTTTCATTGACGGTGGAATGGCATTATGA
- a CDS encoding winged helix-turn-helix transcriptional regulator translates to MMNEEVRCNNVHSAIQDTLYVVNGKWKLVILSVLVNGGTKRFGELSRESGISPRILSKELHELEMNQLVSRRVCDTKPVTVEYTATEYAGTLKEVIDAMIRWGQNHKRKILNS, encoded by the coding sequence ATGATGAACGAGGAAGTTCGCTGTAATAATGTTCATTCCGCCATTCAGGACACGCTATATGTTGTTAATGGCAAATGGAAACTGGTCATCCTTTCTGTATTAGTCAATGGTGGAACCAAACGCTTCGGCGAACTATCCAGGGAATCAGGCATCTCACCTCGAATATTATCAAAGGAGTTGCATGAACTGGAGATGAATCAATTGGTTAGTCGACGTGTTTGCGATACGAAGCCGGTGACGGTGGAATATACAGCAACTGAATATGCAGGTACGCTAAAGGAGGTGATCGACGCTATGATTCGATGGGGTCAGAACCATAAAAGGAAGATTTTAAACAGCTGA
- a CDS encoding winged helix-turn-helix transcriptional regulator yields MKSNLDHADCPAMETIALIGGRWKVIILHMLSKHARRFGEINVRIPSISRKVLTEQLRELEADGLISRKQYTELPQKVEYALTDLGKSLCPLLAYISAWKKNVEGNSSQDIIQLPD; encoded by the coding sequence ATGAAAAGTAACTTAGATCATGCTGACTGTCCAGCTATGGAAACGATAGCCCTGATTGGAGGACGGTGGAAAGTGATTATTTTGCATATGCTTTCCAAGCATGCTAGGCGTTTTGGGGAAATCAATGTTCGGATACCCTCTATATCAAGAAAAGTATTAACTGAACAACTGAGAGAACTTGAAGCTGATGGTTTAATTAGCAGGAAACAGTATACGGAGCTTCCACAGAAGGTAGAGTATGCACTCACAGATTTGGGAAAAAGCCTTTGCCCTCTATTGGCCTATATATCAGCCTGGAAAAAAAACGTGGAGGGTAATTCATCTCAAGACATCATACAACTCCCCGATTGA
- a CDS encoding SDR family oxidoreductase has translation MFIDLKKEIMILVTGATGNLGKATINSLLNNGTDAKDIAALIRNETKGIELKSNGILVKLGDYQDFESLRSAFQGVDKLLLVSSSSDIVHRFDQHKNVIDAAKEAGVSHIVYTGFDMKDLQQSTMVEDVQYHAYTTDYLKQMAAPYTLMNNTLYADMIPIICGKNILKNGISIPAGVGKVPFLPITEMAEALAVVLTTPGHENKEYVIAADTAFSFAEIADIISEITGTTIAYNQTEVMSYVAQLVQLGLPEDDAAYLARFAGAIAKGEFDTNKSDVKQLLGRATTSLSDFLRNIYSK, from the coding sequence ATGTTTATTGATCTTAAAAAAGAAATTATGATTTTAGTAACTGGTGCAACAGGTAATTTAGGTAAAGCCACCATTAATTCGCTCTTAAACAATGGTACAGATGCAAAAGACATTGCTGCATTGATAAGAAATGAAACTAAGGGGATAGAATTGAAATCGAATGGAATTCTGGTGAAGCTTGGCGACTATCAGGATTTTGAGTCTTTGAGAAGTGCATTTCAGGGTGTGGACAAGCTATTGTTGGTATCTTCTTCATCGGATATAGTACACAGGTTTGACCAGCACAAAAATGTGATTGATGCGGCCAAGGAAGCTGGTGTCAGTCATATCGTCTACACGGGCTTTGATATGAAAGATTTACAGCAAAGCACAATGGTGGAAGATGTTCAATACCATGCATACACAACTGATTATTTAAAACAAATGGCTGCTCCTTATACATTGATGAATAATACACTCTACGCTGATATGATTCCGATAATTTGTGGAAAAAATATTTTGAAGAACGGTATCTCCATCCCGGCAGGAGTTGGCAAAGTGCCTTTTTTGCCAATAACAGAAATGGCTGAAGCTTTAGCCGTTGTACTAACTACTCCGGGCCACGAAAATAAAGAATATGTGATTGCAGCAGATACCGCTTTCTCCTTCGCTGAGATTGCTGACATAATATCAGAGATCACGGGAACAACGATAGCTTATAACCAAACTGAGGTAATGTCATATGTTGCGCAGCTTGTACAGCTAGGGCTTCCTGAAGATGATGCAGCGTATCTGGCAAGGTTCGCTGGAGCGATAGCTAAAGGAGAATTCGATACAAATAAAAGTGATGTAAAACAACTACTGGGTAGGGCAACAACCAGTTTGTCTGATTTTTTAAGAAACATATATAGTAAGTAA
- a CDS encoding sensor histidine kinase, protein MKTRVNTILIHFLFLAVFFYAPIVLRPDFAENIMPQNWQMIMIVNNMLAVMVFYVNYYLLIPRFVFHRRYFSYIIYALSMVASGLFLPSLINLIFSIFSYPISQSYSFHLIAGPLIIMFGMSFALAFALRFSGEWQRMRQEKAEMQNEMRTAELMSLKKQLNPHFFFNTLNGIYAMIIKNSPLASKAVLHLSNMMRYVLYDSDCNSIELSREVKYIVDYIEMQKMRISDNNHVHFSVSGELTDTSILPLIFIPFVENAFKYGISADDETSILITIERCPESLIFTCKNDVVAHKNQTTHSGIGIKNTRKRLEMTYPRKHELHTLQLVNKFLVTLNIDLSC, encoded by the coding sequence ATGAAAACAAGAGTGAACACAATTTTGATCCATTTTCTGTTTCTGGCTGTCTTTTTTTATGCACCAATAGTACTTCGGCCGGATTTCGCTGAAAACATAATGCCGCAAAACTGGCAAATGATCATGATTGTGAACAATATGTTAGCGGTTATGGTATTCTATGTCAATTACTACCTATTAATACCACGCTTCGTTTTTCACAGAAGATATTTTAGTTATATTATCTATGCACTTTCAATGGTAGCCTCAGGTTTATTTTTACCTTCACTGATAAACCTGATATTCTCAATATTCTCTTATCCCATTTCTCAATCCTACTCTTTCCACTTAATAGCGGGTCCTCTTATCATTATGTTCGGAATGAGCTTTGCTTTGGCATTTGCGCTGAGGTTTTCAGGTGAATGGCAGAGAATGCGGCAAGAAAAAGCAGAAATGCAGAATGAAATGAGAACGGCAGAATTAATGTCTCTTAAGAAGCAACTCAACCCACATTTCTTTTTCAATACACTGAATGGAATTTATGCCATGATTATTAAAAACTCGCCTTTGGCCTCCAAAGCGGTATTACATTTATCCAATATGATGCGCTATGTGTTATATGATAGCGATTGCAATAGTATTGAACTTTCACGCGAAGTAAAGTATATAGTCGATTATATAGAAATGCAAAAGATGCGGATTTCAGACAATAATCATGTTCATTTTTCCGTCAGCGGCGAACTTACAGACACATCCATTCTTCCGCTTATTTTTATTCCGTTTGTAGAGAATGCATTCAAATACGGTATATCTGCTGATGACGAAACCTCTATTCTCATTACTATAGAACGTTGTCCCGAGTCGCTTATATTCACCTGCAAGAATGATGTTGTGGCTCATAAAAACCAGACGACTCATTCGGGGATAGGAATAAAAAATACGCGAAAACGCCTGGAAATGACCTATCCGCGTAAACACGAATTGCACACGTTACAGCTGGTAAACAAATTCTTAGTAACGCTAAATATCGATTTATCATGTTAA